The nucleotide window CAAGATCTATATCGAAGGTTCGGCATGGTCGGTCAGTGAGAAGTACATTCTAGCTTGCGACTCTCTGGCGCTACTGGTGACGCCGAAGTACTACGATTTCTTTACCAGGGGATTGATGCCACTGCAGCATTACTGGCCTATTAGGGACGACGACAAGTGCAGATCCATAAAATTCGCGGTCGACTGGGGCAATTCTCACAAGCAAAAGGTATGCATGCAGCTCAAGTTCTTCCCTTTTCGCAGAGGAAGGCGAGTTCTGATCCTTGGAGCTCTCAACAGGCACAAGCCATCGGAAAGGAAGCCAGCAACTTCATCCTCGAGAAGGTGAAGATCGACTATGTCTATGACTACATGTTCCACCTACTGAATGAGTACGCGAAGCTCCTTCGATACAAGCCTACTATACCTGAGGGATCTGTAGAGTTGTGTGCCGAGTCCATGGCGTGCTCTGCGAAAGGTCCGGAGAAGAAGTTCATGACGGAATCACTGGTGGGGTCTGCTAACGATTCCGGACCCTGCATGATGCCTCCTCCCTACAGCACGTCGGAAGTGAGAATGATAGCGAAGAGAAAAGCTAACGCCATGAAGAAGGTGGAGATGTGGGAGCAGAGAGCACGGGAGAGTCAGGATAACAAGGTGTAGGTGATGTTCCCCGCCGTGTTCGTAGCTGTAGATTGCAGGTAGAATAAGCATCTTTTGATAACATGAAATTTCCAGTCGTGAGAGCAGAAGACCAATCATGTCCTAACATGGGGAAAATGCAAACTTTTCTCTTGTGATCAAAGATTACATTGATCTATATCGTGTTCTTCATCCATGAGGATGAAGAACACCATAAACAGTCATGTAACCTTCTAATTTACATGTAAAAGAATGCATTAAGACAATCAAGATGGATCTTCGATCCTTGGAAAGCTATGTAAGCTCCAAAACATAGCGAGTCCAGAGTAGAGGGAAGGCCGAGAGGATGAGTTAGATAGCTCGCCCTTTCACGATGTCGATGCTCATCTCGCTCGGGTCCGTCGCCTGCAACTCCACTTGTATTCCATCGAGCTCCCTCTTGAATCTGTCCTTTGAACTGGCATACAGCATCTTACTCCTCACCCTTGATGCATCAGGAGACCTGTATGCATGCGTGCATGGAACAAAGAATATATATAGTCCAAGTCAACCTGCAGATGCATGGAGTTGATGCTGGTCTTCCTTACCAAGCAATGAAGAAGATCTTGCTCCTTTGGCAGTTCTCATCAGTGACGAAATCGAAATCGTAGACGGCGTACCGGCACTCGTTGGGTGGCAACGACGCGGCCAAATCATCGTAGCTCTGCTCCGGCTGGCCGAGGTTCTCCACTGTGACCTGCTGCAGCTTCTCGTCGATTTTGAAGACGATAAAGCGGAAGTTCCTCTTAGCCTTCAGCTCCAGGAATTTGAGCTTGCACTCGTCGTTTACTGCCATTCCCGACGCAGAATTCGCCTTTCCAAAGCACAACACAAATGATCGTCTATCATCAGAAAGAATAAACAGCGATGCTGATCATGTAATGGGAGAGCAAAGGATAATGGCGTCCGGTTGATTGGATTCCAATGGCATTCATACGTCTTGTATTAAAAGTACAGCCATGGAGTAGCGAGAAGAAGGGAGGGTGCTTACCATGATATATTTGCGATGAGAAATGAGCAGGCCCAAGGAGAATGGGGATTGGAGAGgaaaggggaggaggaagaagggtgACAAGGGGAGGGAGGAAGCAGGGGAGGATTTAAATGATGCTTGTGAGGGAGGGAGAAAAAGGTGGGAAGGAGAGGATCATTTGATGGAGGGAAACGAAGGTGGGGAAGCTGCTCAAGGGACCTCCACAAAGCTATTGCTTGCTACCTCCAAAGCTAGCTTAATCTTGCACTTGCAATTTTGACCTGGCCATTTATCCATTACTATGTTACTTTACTGGGATTATTCTGTAATGAACAAAGAAATATatcatttaagataataataACATTTAAATTgataatcattattttttttcaaaaatcaagCTATGAAAATTTTCACTATTAATTTCTGAAGTTTTAAAATGACTAATTGACACTTTGAAGTTCATGAAATATTATTATTTGCTATAAGAGAGCTTctagtttatataaaattatattttctaaCCATAGAGAAGGTATCTAATTCACAAGAAATAGATAAAAGAAATTCTTGATTAGTGTCCATGGAAATGATTATGGAAATCAATTTGGCTGAGATAAGTAGGGAGATAATTCGAACCACCTCACCAATGAAACGAGTTTAAGCTAATTTtgaacatgatatatatatacataaatatatacatatgtatatatacatgtatatatatatatacatacatatatatatatacatacatatatatatatatacatacatatatatatatatacatatatatataaatacatatatatataaatacatatatatatatatatataaatacatatatatatataaatatatatatatatatatatatatacatatatatatatatacatatatatatatatatatacatatatatatatatatacatatatatatatatacatatatatatatatatacatatatatatatatatatacatatatatatatatatatatatatgtatatatatatatatatatatatatatatatatatatatatatatatatatatatatatatatatgtgtgtgtgtgtgtgtgtgtgtgagagagagagagagagagagagagagagagagagagagagagagagagataatatcttttattttctgATATCTTATTTAAAAACACTTAACAACAATGAGAGTTGCAACGTCGAGAAGGTTACTCACTgacaatataatttaaaatttgataaaagagtccTCGAAATACCTGAATTAGTTGTATATAATTGTTAGAGTAGAATTTAGTTATCCAATATCGAGAAGGGTTTCGAGCCAACTTTAATTTTAGTTTGAATTTATTataaacttgatatcaaaaaatcaatagaaTTAATAAATGAAcctgaaaaaaattataagaatcttTCGACCTAAATCACCAATAAATTCAGTGTTTTTGTCAAAATGTCAAATACTAAGAGTGAAATTCATAACTTTTTATAATGAGATATTTGATAATTATTTTAAGCTCATGATTGAAGTCTAAAATTATCACgtactttttttttatcatatatatatatatatatatatgatcatataACATTTAATTTGAGAAATACGAGAAACGACTAGTTTGTTCGGTCGGTAACTCACAAGTTTAGCTTGGGTTTTAACAGCTCATAGTTCATATCTCTTTTAATCTAACCTAACATTTGAtaaagggggtgtggtggctgtgaaaaattagaagaaaaactAGAGCACCAAGGTAGAAAACTGTAGCAGCAGAGATAATAgcaacttgattaaaaaaaaaacgagaaaatgatagaaaaaacaagagataaaaaaggaagaagacagaGACAATACAGAGAGACTATTTTCAATCATCCTGTTCTTGTTAGATTAGATTTACAGTAGATTTTTACTATAATTACTTAGAGAAattttagatattatgcacaTTGACGTAATCTTTGTATCTCAATTTATGATTTAGGCAAGAGATATTAAGATTTAtgaattcattatttttatagtaaatATTTTTCAGCTTATCCTATGATTTTTAACCTTCACATTAGATAAATTTTTTCATATaaatcttgatattatatttgattatgatttctatttaatTCTGTTACGTGTTATGATTTATTAGTATTTATTCGTATATAAAAATTTCTCTCTTTATATCTCACCGTAGTTGAGTCGATCATCATATCACCTAAAGGGTGATGATGCGTCGCTCGTTTTGACGTCTAAGAGATATATCGATGATAAGGTGTCAACCAATAATAAAATGTCAACTGCGAGGTGCTATCCGTGCTTTTTGCGTGGTTATTCCGACATCAGTAGTTAACCCCAAAATACTATGGCTTACGTGCTGTCCATTACGAATTTGACTACTACAAGACACTATAAATTTATCGAATGTGACGACTTCTAAAACGTTGTTTCCTCCTCCTAAAATGTTTGTCTTTGACCGGCGCCCACAAAATATATCTTCCTCCCGTGAAACGTGGAACCATTAACTTGTAGGGTTAAGCAAAGTTCTCTTCGATGAGGACAAAACAAGTTTAACTTGGACGGCAATCTATTACAGATACTATCTGGTGATTGCATGCTTGCGTTCTCCTTGACGTCCACGTCTCGGAAGTCAGCACTGCAACGAATTAAGTAACCCACAGCCTTCACCAAGCACACCTGTGATTTCAAGCTTTCGACGGACGCCAATGTCTCCTCCAGTCGCAGATGATCGGACGGCTGGGATGGCGTGGTTTCGTCAGCGTGACGTATGTCGCTCCTTCGTGTCGCAAGGATTGACGTAGGCGCCTCCGTAGCGAGTGTTCCCTGTTCCGACCAATACAGGCACGCCCACTCATCGGAGGCGTACTTCCATGCACGTAGTGCAATTTCCACCTTCGCATCGCAGATTAGATCCAGAGCGAATGTTACACATACAATACAATACTTACCTTGCGTAATTGATTCATATCCTATGTTTTTGAGGTATAGCAGAAGAAATAGTAAGTCTCTTTCAACTTAATTTTTATATCAATTGGTTCCTTGAACCTCGGTGAGATTGACTGGTCAACGTCCTCAGATAGCTTAATTATCGCCTTGCGTACGCATAACCTGACATCAGAGCCTCCAATTCTTTCGTGCTTACGACGCTTTAGCGGACCAAATCACCCTCGAAAAGAAAGTCTACCTGGAGACTTTTTCAGGGCGGCGTCATCTCCCACAGACCTGTTCGTGCAGGTTCATGAGAGGTGACGTCAACCCCGAGACAATTTCAGGGGTGAGTCGGTCGATTCATTTCACACTGATAATAAAGTAACGGCGGTTCGGTTGCTCCAGAAGGTTCCACCCGCCAAAGTCAACTCTCGTGGGCCCGACAACGGAAGCCCAACTTACAAGAGACAACGTGTCAATCTACTGCACAAGGCCACCAACTACATTCCCACAGCCCAGAGGCCTACTAATTGCCGTCCAAGGTTGCTTGAAGCCCACGCTGAGTGCTTTAATATTCACAAAAGTTCACCATGAACGGCTGTGATCGGTAGCTTTAATAAAGTAACGGTGGTTCTGTTGCACCATAGTGTCGGTTACGCGCCATGTCAACTCTCGTGGGCCCATTAACGAAAGCCCAACTTGCATGAGACCACGTGCCAGCGCACCACCCACAGCCCAGAGGCTTACTAACTTGCCGTCGACGTTTGCATGATGCCCACGCTGAGTGCTTTAATATTCACGAAAGATCACCATGAACGGCTGTGATCGGCAGACTCTCCGACTCCCCTCCGCTTTAAACGAAGGCTCGCACCGCCGGATCTGAACTACAttttgattcaaactttgagaaCTTTTGCAGCGAAAATTTGGAGCGCAGAAAGGGGAGGAGGCGAATGGTGAGCAAAGGGTTCTTGATGTCGTGCCTCGGCGGCGGCGGCCGCGAGAGCTTCGCCTCGCGGAGCCTCTCGCCGAGGCCGCACTACCCGTCGATGCCGAAGTACCCCAGGCGGAAGTCGACGGTTGAGGTGGTCGGGGGCGGGGATCTGGAGGCGACGCCAGAGGcagcggaggaagaggagaagcggGTGGCGATGTTCTCGGTCGTCGGGATGGCGTGTGCGGCGTGTGCTGGGTCGGTGGAGAAGGCGATCAAGCGGCTGCCTGGGATCCATGACGCTGCCGTCGACGTGCTGAACGATCGGGCTCAAGTCATCTTCTATCCCGCCTTCGTTTCGGTGCGTTGTCTGCTAATTTTATTATTTCCCTTTTATTTCCTAACATTTGTATGATAAAAAGGGCTTGAGGACAGGGTAAGAGATTTGTCACGGTCATCTTGAATGGTGTAAAGATCAAGTTTTTTCTTGATTTACTTGATATTAGAAGGATGCGATCTTTGTttctttaggtttttttttttgtgaatttttatggattttatgattattttcctCCGTAGTTATTGGATCGTCAATAATAATTTCATGGAATTTGAGCTCGAGTCATAGGGATGCTTTTAAATCGTAATCTTTGTATTGTGTATGTGAACTATAAATGTAGATCTGATTATATTGGGACATGAACTAAATTTCGAGATCCGATACAAAATGGTATTTGCTGCGGAACCACATCAACTGACCTAAAAGTTGCAAACTGGGTCAGTCTTAATTGATAACGAGAGATTCTCTAGTTTGATCTATTTCCCAAGTTTCTTTTTTGCATACGAGTCAGATTAAGGAGCCTTTATGTCTTTTGCGCTGCTTACAGCTTGGTATCAAAATGAGCCAGCAAGTCCTTGTGTCTAGATGAATCATTCTGTTGAGCATAACAGTTAAATGCTATTTGGAGGATTGACAACTTTCTTTCATGTATAGAGAAGATCTATCTATTCATTAATTGTCTTGCTATAGATGATATGGAAATAACTTAGTATTTTGGAATGGAAGTCTCTGAAGTTACAGATCAGGACAAACATGAGATAGATGAGCACCGTCAGTAGTCTGTTGTTTATTTCTAGTTTTCGAAGGTCTATTGAAATTCTATTTATGATTTGGTATCCTGTTTATATGTGCACTTTAGAAGTTTGAAAGTTTTGACACATAAACATTTCTTGTACCTGGAAGCTCCATTaagtccctttttcttgttcaatCTACAAGGAAGTAATGGCCTGCAAGCTCACTGTTGTATTGCAATTAAGAAGCATGATCCATAGGCTTTTATATTTCAGGATATTATGAATAGGGTTGAGCTCATAGTCATGATGGCAACAGGTCTAAGGATGTTTGGTTGGCTCTAGTGGCAGGTATCCTAGTTTATATATGCCATATCAACATGGTGTGAATTAGGGAAGCAATCATAGATTCTGGTTTGTGTTTCCTTAGTTATGGAAGCAGATGGACATTCATACATTTATGGCAAACGTTTATGCATTCATGATTTAGTTGAACGATTCCTTTGATAAATCTAGTTGTCATTGAGCAATGAACAGGATGTGACGGTCTGTAAATATTCAAAGTTAATAGTAATTGTTTAATAGTAATTGCAGGCTTATGTAGGCACTACTATATGTAATGCATTTAAAGGGTGGCATGATGCATGTCTCCTGTCAATGCAATAAGTTCTTATGttttatttgatttcattatATGAAATGTCTTCTTTTTCATTTGATGGCTGCATAAGGACAAAGGACAAGTAATACTAAATTTGACTTAGTTTCTGGAAAATCaagttcatttttttctttttctaattaCTCTGTTGACTAAGACAAACACTTTTAATAGAATAAATAGCAATCACACATTTTTAGGATACCAGTTTAATCTCTAATTAACTTGTAGATATTTTAACAACTCAGATGTCCATATATTTTAATTGAATCCTTTAATGACAACTTAGTGTCTCCTATCTGCTAGATTTGTTGTTTTCAAAGAAAAAAAGATCTTTACATGTTTAAATGTTCAAAGCTAAAAGTAGGTGGATTATCATGCAGATTGATTGTCCACACCAAAGATATCTCTTTGAGATTACATTCAATAGCTATATCTGATAAGTGATTGGAAATATGCAAATTTTATTTCAACTGTACTATCTTAAGCATGATAATATTAATTTTAGTCCCAGTAGTGAAAACCTGTCTCCCATACCAATTACAAACTAACATTACCTTAATGCAACGTGTGCATTCATATTGCAGGAGGACACAATTAGAGAAACAATTGAAGATGTTGGTTTCAAGGCTGAATTGATTCAAGAGGAGATGAAAGAAAAATCAGTTCTCATATGCAGACTTCGCATAAAAGGGATGACATGTACTTCTTGCTCAAGTACTATTGAATCTGCTTTGCAAGATGTTCCAGGTGTACATAAGGCTTTAGTAGCCTTAGCAACTGAAGAAGCAGAGGTTCGCTATGATCCTAGAGTTGTAAGTGCCAACCAACTCATGGAGGCAGTTGAAGATACTGGTTTTGAAGCTATACTTGTTACCACAGGGGAAGATATTAACAGAATAGAACTCAAAGTTGATGGGCCATTCTCTACAAGGTATATTTCTATGGTTAATAACTCTCTTCAAGCCCTCCCAGGAGTAGATGATATAAACATTGATCCTGTGCTGCATAAAGTTACCATATCTTACAAACCAGATCAGACAGGTCCACGAAATTTCATTGAAATTATTGAATCAACTGGGTCTGGGCAGCTTAAGGCGTCAATATACCCGGAAGGAAGGGGAAAGGGGTTTCACAGGCATGAGGAGATTAATCAGTATTATCAATGCTTCCTTTGGAGTTTGGTTTTCACCATCCCAGTATTTCTCACTTCAATGGTGTTTATGTACATCCCTGGAATTAAAGAAGTTCTAGATAAGAAAATAGTAAACATGTTGAAGGTTGGAGAGCTTTTAAGATGGATTTTATCCACTCCTGTCCAATTTATAATTGGTCAAAGATTTTATGTTGGTGCATATAAAGCATTACGACATGGATCTGCTAATATGGATGTGCTGATTGCTCTTGGAACCAATGCAGCATACTTCTATTCAATCTACACCGTCCTCAGAGCTGCAACTTCACCAAATTTTATGGGAACTGATTTTTTTGAGACTAGTTCCATGCTTATATCATTTATCCTTCTTGGGAAGTATCTTGAAGTTTTGGCTAAAGGGAAAACATCAGAAGCCATTGCTAAGCTCATGAATTTGGCACCTGAAACTGCAATACTGATAAGCTATGACAATGAAGGAAATGTGATAAGTGAAAGAGAGATAGATAGTCGATTGATTCAAAAGAATGATATCATTAAAGTAATGCCCGGTGGAAAGGTAGCTTCAGATGGTTTTGTTATATGGGGTCAGAGCCATGTTAATGAAAGCATGATAACTGGGGAATCAAGGCCTGTTGCAAAGAGGAAGGGTGATATTGTTATAGGCGGTACTGTCAATGAAAATGGTGTGCTGCATATCCGTGCCACTCATGTTGGATCCGAAGGTGCCCTTTCACAGATTGTTCGTCTTGTTGAATCAGCTCAAATGGCTAAAGCTCCTGTACAGAAATTTGCTGACCGCATATCCAAATATTTTGTGCCTCTAGTAAGTTATTATTGCATCTTCTTGTTCTGCTCTTTTACTATTAGTTAGATCTTCTGCTCTGCTAGGTGAAATATATCTGGGGTATTTCATACAACCGCCCAAATGATAAGTAACACTGAAGAGATTCAAGTACTCAATGGTAGTCCATCTCAGAAAACTAATAATTGTTACTTAGAATTTAGCATCTTTTGTATGTCAATGTTTTAAACCTGTCTCATTTTCAATTATTGATATAGGGTTAATTCCAATCAAATCCAGGTTTTCTTCTTTGGTCTCTGCctataaatatttttctctttcagAGGACATATATATACACCCCTCAATGTACCAATATTTTGAGTACATCCTCTCTCACTATGCCTGCTCGAATTTTCTAATTTATGAAATGTGTTCTACTATTGTGCACTGCATATATACGGTTCAATGTAATTAATATTTGATATCTTCTTCTGTTTGAAAGAATCTTTCACAAActaaatttttcaaagagttagCATGTTTATTCTAGTAGCATTTATTTTATAGTAACTAACTGGTTCAGAGATTTACTTACAAAGTTACAAGCTAACACTTATTCTGAAATGAATAACTATATACCAATGAATGCATTTGCCAAGAATATAACTTGCTTTGAAATCTGCAGGTTATTCTTCTTTCACTTGTCACTTGGCTCATTTGGTTCTTAGCGGGAAAGTTCAGTTCCTACCCAAAATCTTGGATACCATCGTCAATGGATAGCTTTCAACTCGCTCTTCAGTTTGGCATATCTGTCATGGTGATAGCATGTCCATGTGCCCTTGGCCTTGCAACTCCCACTGCTGTTATGGTTGGAACTGGAGTAGGTGCATCTCAAGGTGTGCTAATTAAAGGTGGACAAGCATTAGAGGGTGCACACAAGGTCTGCTAGATAaaccttttcttttctctcttttagtGGCTAATTATTCTTGGCAATATTTGTTTCACTTGTACATTACCATTTTGGTAGATTCATTAAGCTATCTATTGTTCATAGGTCTTTACATGTTCCAATAGTGTGTCAGAAACAAATCAGCCAACTATTCATAgattaaataaaatgattttctaTCAATTTGTCAATTGAAAGTTGGCATATGGTAACATTTGGGACAATATTTACCTATGATATTGTTAGTCTGTCAGTAACTACTGACTGATCAATATTGACCACACATTGCTTATTGCTTATTGCAATAGTTGCAGTAATTTTTTCTTTAACTGGTCATGATATAGCAACTCCATCCTCATGGTTCTAGTAATCTACTAGAAACAACCACAAATTTATAAGGGGTCTTGTTTTTACCTTATCTGAAGCTTAGGCTTGAGAAATCCATTAGACATTCCATCTTTTAGCAGAATCTTGAACTTCAATactcaagaagaaaagaaaaaaaaagaaacaaaagaaatcaACTTCCGGTGAGTCTGATTAACTGATGGATCTGAGATTTTGATCTGTGAACTTTATCTATCTTCAGTATTTTATGTTCAT belongs to Musa acuminata AAA Group cultivar baxijiao chromosome BXJ3-5, Cavendish_Baxijiao_AAA, whole genome shotgun sequence and includes:
- the LOC135586868 gene encoding actin-depolymerizing factor-like, coding for MAVNDECKLKFLELKAKRNFRFIVFKIDEKLQQVTVENLGQPEQSYDDLAASLPPNECRYAVYDFDFVTDENCQRSKIFFIAWSPDASRVRSKMLYASSKDRFKRELDGIQVELQATDPSEMSIDIVKGRAI
- the LOC135637830 gene encoding copper-transporting ATPase HMA5-like, translated to MVSKGFLMSCLGGGGRESFASRSLSPRPHYPSMPKYPRRKSTVEVVGGGDLEATPEAAEEEEKRVAMFSVVGMACAACAGSVEKAIKRLPGIHDAAVDVLNDRAQVIFYPAFVSEDTIRETIEDVGFKAELIQEEMKEKSVLICRLRIKGMTCTSCSSTIESALQDVPGVHKALVALATEEAEVRYDPRVVSANQLMEAVEDTGFEAILVTTGEDINRIELKVDGPFSTRYISMVNNSLQALPGVDDINIDPVLHKVTISYKPDQTGPRNFIEIIESTGSGQLKASIYPEGRGKGFHRHEEINQYYQCFLWSLVFTIPVFLTSMVFMYIPGIKEVLDKKIVNMLKVGELLRWILSTPVQFIIGQRFYVGAYKALRHGSANMDVLIALGTNAAYFYSIYTVLRAATSPNFMGTDFFETSSMLISFILLGKYLEVLAKGKTSEAIAKLMNLAPETAILISYDNEGNVISEREIDSRLIQKNDIIKVMPGGKVASDGFVIWGQSHVNESMITGESRPVAKRKGDIVIGGTVNENGVLHIRATHVGSEGALSQIVRLVESAQMAKAPVQKFADRISKYFVPLVILLSLVTWLIWFLAGKFSSYPKSWIPSSMDSFQLALQFGISVMVIACPCALGLATPTAVMVGTGVGASQGVLIKGGQALEGAHKVNCIVFDKTGTLTTGNPVVVNTRLLKNMVLRDFYEYVAAAEVNSEHPLAKAIVQYAKKFSTDEENPVWPELQGFIAITGHGVKATVGNKEVLVGNKSLMVEVGIHIPVEASEILTETERMAQTGIVVSIDREVTGIIAISDPLKPGALEVISLLKSMKVKSIMVTGDNWGTANAIAQEVGIDTVIAEAKPDQKAEKVKELQMSGLTVAMVGDGINDSPALVSADVGIAIGAGTDIAIEAADIVLMKSNLEDVITAIDLSRKTFFRISMNYVWALGYNIICIPIAAGVLFPFTRFRLPPWIAGAAMAASSVSVVCCSLLLKNYRRPKKLDMLRMSDVVVN